AACTTGAGCACAACTCGGTTTACAGGATGCATCCTCTCCCCTAATGGAAGAGCTAATCTATTTTCATGATTACACGTTAATTATACTAACTTTAATAATTATTTTGGTATTTTATGGACTTATATCTCTTGTTACTTCGTCTCTTACCAAACGATTTTTTCTGGAAGGGCAAGAACTAGAGACCATATGGACAATAGTGCCAGCGTTTATACTAATATTTATTGCCTTTCCCTCTCTTCAACTACTCTACTTGATGGACGAAGTCAAAAATCCCTTCCTAACAATTAAGGCGATAGGACATCAATGATACTGAAGATATGAATACACGGATTACCATGAAATAGAATTTGACTCTTACATGGTACCAACCTCAGACTTAGAAGCAGGTTTACCCCGACTACTTGAAGTAGACAACCGGTTAGTGTTGCCCTACCAAAACCCTATCCGGGTTTTGGTGTCATCTGCTGATGTATTACACTCATGAGCCGTCCCCTCCCTAGGAGTAAAGATGGATGCCGTGCCGGGTCGTCTTAACCAGACCTCTTTCCTATTAAGACGAACAGGATTATTTTACGGGCAATGCTCGGAGATATGCGGAGCAAATCACAGATTTATGCCAATAGTTATAGAATCAGTCCCATTCGAAAACTTTGAATCCTGAATAACGCAAAACCTTGAAGAATAAACCTTGGATAGCTTAATAAAAGCTTCAGCCTCTTGATCTGAAGATGGAAAATACCTTTCCTCCAAGGGATGCCACAATTAGACCTTTCCTGATTTATTATAAAATTCTTCCTAGCATGATCATTAGTAATAGTGATGATAGTAGTCCTTGTTAAGCAAAAATGACTAAGAGACAAGGAAGGAGACAGCCAACATAACAAAAAGATAGAACAACAACAAAAAGAATGAAAATGATAAAAAGATTATTTGGACAATTTTCGCCCGACACTATTTTATTTATCCCCCTACAGTTAGTTTCCTGCATGATAGCAATAGTATGAGCCCTTTACATTTTCCCAACCAACTTTTTTAGAGGCCGAATAAGATACATATGAACAACTGTCCGACTAGAGGCTATGAAGCTGCTTTTCCAAAACGGGAAGAAGGCTTCTGCTCCTTGAATAACTACTTTGACAGCGGTTTTTTTCATAATTTTATCAGTAAAACTAATGGGACTTTTCCCGTACGCTTTTACAGTAACCAGACACGCCTCTTTTACTTACAGATTAGCAATACCTCTATGGTTAAGAGTAAATTTTCTAGGTTTCTTCATGGCTTTTAAAAGACGACTAAGACACCTGGTCCCACAAGGGACTCCGTCCTTCTTGATACCGGCTATGGTTTGAATAGAAACCCTAAGATTAATAGCACAGCCAATAGCTTTAGGTTTACGGCTAGCAGCCAAACTTACTGCTGGTCATTTACTCATTTTTCTACTTTCAACCGCCACCTGAATACTAGCTTCTAGACCTATAGTAAGAGCGCTAACCTTAATTATTCTAGGATTGCTGTTTATACTTGAAGTTGGTGTGGCCTGCATCCAAGCTTATGTATTTACATCCCTAGTTAAATTCTACCTAGACCAAAACATATAAATATGACCCATCAACACCCTTTCCACCTAGTAGATCAAAGACCATGACCGCTAACAGCCGCCTTCGGAGCTCTCATAATGACCTCAGGCTTAGTAGTGTGATTTCATTTAGGCACAATAACCTTATTCATAATAGGAATGCTAGCAACAACAGTAACAGCAATAAGATGATGACGAGATGTCGTCCGGGAAGCTACATTTCAGGGACACCACACTCTGGTAGTTATTAAAGGCTTACGGTACGGAATGATATTATTCATAACATCAGAAGTTTGCTTTTTCTTTGCCTTTTTCTGAGCATTCTTTCACAGAAGACTGGCACCCACAGTAGAAATAGGGGTTTCATGACCTCCCACAGGAATTGACGCGCTGAAACCATTTCTAGTCCCCTTACTAAAAACAGCAGTATTACTATCCTCAGGAGCCACTATAACTTGGGCTCACCATAGAATAATAGAGAAAAATCGAGGGGAAGCGGTGCAAGCACTAGGGTTAACCGTAATTCTAGGACTGTACTTCACAGCTCTACAGGCATGAGAATATCTAGATGCCCCCTTTACTATTGCCGACAGAGTATATGGTTCTACCTTCTTTGTAGCAACCGGATTCCACGGGTTGCATGTAATAATAGGAACCACCTTTCTAGCCGTATGTTTTTTTCGGTTACTAAGCCACCATTTCTCTAACCACCACCACTTTGGATTTGAAGCCGCTGCATGATACTGACACTTCGTAGACGTGGTCTGGCTTTTCTTATATGTGTGCATCTACTGATGAGGATCATAAGAGGAGGAGGGAATTAAACCCTCGTCATTTGATTTCAAGTCAAGCGCAAAAACATTCTGCCACTCCTCCCTTTATATTAATAAGAAATAACAAAAATGAAATTTCTAGTTTTTCTGACTATAGCCATTATACTATCAAGTCTTCTATTAATTGTAGGACACTTCCTTCCCAGACGATCTTTAGAATTAGAAAAGAGATCCCCTTATGAATGCGGATTCGACCCAATAAAATCAGCGCGTCTTCCGTTCTCCTTTCGGTTTTTCTTAGTAGCCATACTGTTTTTAATATTCGACTTGGAAATAGCGCTATTATTTCCAATAATACCCGCCTCTAGTAAAAATATATCTATACTTCTTCCTCTATCTTCAGTATTTTTAATAATACTGGCAGCGGGATTAGCATATGAATGACAGCAAGGAGGCCTAGAATGGGCAGAATAAATAAATGTTAACATTATTAAGAGTCTCGATTTCTACAATTGTTTTAATTAAAGTAAAGAAGTGAAAATGGAATGCTCTGTTCGTGGCCCTAGCCATGATGACCTTTCTTTCGATAACAACAGTGAAAAACAGAGGAAGAGCAAGTTGGTCGTTTCTTAGGCACAGCCTAGCGGTGGACTCACTATCAGCCCCCTTGATAATCCTTAGATGTTGACTAGCACCTCTATGTTTTCTGGCGCAGAAAGTCGTCAAGGGAAAAAGAGGAAGGCTTCAAAAAGGATTTCTAGCACTCACCTGCTCTATTATATTCTTCCTTCTTCTAACGTTTTCCTCGCTAAAAATTCTCTCGTTTTTCATATGTTTTGAAGCAACCCTAATTCCTACCTTAGTTTTAATAACACGGTGAGGAGCAAAAGTAGAACGTCTTCAAGCTGGGACATACTTTCTTTTCTACACGTTGTTTGGCTCTCTTCCCCTTCTAGTATCCATTGTACTTATAAGCCAAACTACGTCCACATTGATGATACCCATATCCGAGATAGTAAGATTACAGGGTAAAACCTTTTTCAGAATAAAAATATGGTGAATAATAACTATTGTGGCTTTCCTAGTAAAGATGCCAATATACGGATTTCACCTGTGATTACCGAAGGCTCACGTAGAAGCACCGGTAGCAGGTTCCATGATACTGGCTGCAATTTTACTAAAGTTAGGTGGTTACGGTATAATACGAATGAAAGCTTACTTCCCAGACGTAACCACACTATCAGCCATCCTAACAGTTATATGTTGCTGAGGAGCCTTAATAACAAGCATCCTATGTACACGACAGACAGACCTTAAGGCCTTAATAGCGTACTCGTCAGTTGGCCATATGAGTCTAGTAGCAGCTGGTACAATAGTATTTTCGGACTGAACAATAAGAGGAGCTATAATGTTAATGATAGCTCACGGATTAGTTTCCTCAGCTTTGTTTGCCCTAGCCAAAATTTTATATGAACGAACGCACACACGGAAAATTTTTATTACGCGAGGATTTAAGATGATTACAGTGCTCTTACCTTTCTGATGATTAATAAGGTGTGCAGCGAAACTCGGCCTACCACCTCTACCAAAACTTATAGGAGAACTCTACATAATAACAGGTATTATAAGGTGATCTATATTCTTAGCTCCAATATTAGGAGTAGCTACTGTATTTGGAGCAATCTACTCTTTACTTATCTACCAAAAAACAAAAACACAAAGAATTGTATTATCTTCCATGAGTTTCAATGAAATAAGCCCTCGGGAACACATTTTGATTCTCTTCCATCTTCTTCCCCTACTCTCTATAATAGTGGCGCCAAAATCATGTATGGTATGATCTAAATAGTTTAGTAAAACACTAATTTGTGGCATTAGAGACGGCATATTGTTTTGCCTTTAGATCCGAATCCTATGTGAATATTCTTGGCCTGCTAAGCCAAAGAATTTGTGGTTTAACTCCATGAAGGACTCGATGTTTTTCTCTCCAGGAACTGTTAATTCTAGTATTACCCTGACAATATTTATTATCCTACTAATAGCTTCATTTTTCTCGGCAAAGAGACTCAAGAAAAACAGCTTGCGAAAACTAAACGAGGCTAAAATAGCTCTTACGACTATGAAGGTTCTTGTTTTGCTATCATTGTTAAAATTGACTATTTTTATATTAGGAGGCGGAGAACCTTCTGTTTCTTCTGTTTTTCCATGGCTGAACACGGGTAAACTCAAATCTTTTCTGTCCATAAAAATAGACAGAAAGTTTATATTCTTTTCATCGGCCGCTTTATTAGTAACATGGTCTATAATAGAATTCTCTATATACTACATGAGAGATGACCCAAACGGAAAAAGTTTTTTCCGTTTACTAATGATTTTTCTTCTAAAAATGTTGATTTTAACGTCGGCCAAAAATATTTTCTTGTTTTTTGTAGGCTGAGAAGGAGTCGGGTTTTTGTCTTTTTTACTAATAAGGTGGTGATCTACTCGAACGGATGCGAAAGCCTCCGCTCTTCAGGCTATAGTATACAAACGGATAGGAGATATTGGAATTATAGTCGTGATATCTGGGCTACTAATAAAAACAAGAAGTTGAGATATAAAAAGTCTGTCCACGAAAAAAATTAGTGGATTTTGAGTATCTGCCATTTTGTTTACCTCTCTAATAGGAGCTATAGGGAAGTCAGCCCAGTTTGGGCTTCATCCGTGGCTACCAGCTGCAATGGAAGGGCCAACCCCAGTATCAGCCTTACTACACAGGTCAACAATGGTAGTGGCCGGTGTTTTTCTTCTAATCCGAATGACGACAATTATTACACCCTCCGAAACTTTTTTAAATATAACTCTGATTATAGGGGCCTTAACGGCTATTTTTGCGGCAACCTCAGCGTTTCAACAACATGATATTAAGAAGATAATAGCCTATTCTACAACAAGTCAGCTAGGTCTAATGGTTGTGTCTATAGGATTAGGTAAACCTAAAGTCGCCTTGTTTCATATATGCACCCATGCTTTCTTTAAGGCAATGCTGTTTTTGTGCTCGGGAAGAATTATACACAGACATAAAAAAGAACAAGATCTTCGAAAGATGTCTAAAATAAGGGAAAGCCTTCCCATAACCTCAAGATGTTTGTTTTTAGGGAGAATAGCTTTAATGGGAGTACCTTTTCTAAGAGGGTTTTACTCTAAGGACCTTATTTTGGAATTAGTTGTAGAAAAACCAAGAAACTTAATATCGTTTTCTCTAGCCATTATAGCCACGTTTTTGACAGCAGCTTATAGCTTCCGAATAATAACGTTCTGCTTCCTCAAAAACTCAAGAAAACCCCCTATAAAACCTATGAAAGAGGAGAAACCAAAACTTGTATTCCCTTTAGTACGACTAGCCATGGGGGCTATTTTTGCTGGATGGTTAATAGGCGCTTGACTCCTTAACCTCCCAAGACTATTCCCCATCGGTATAGTTAAGGCTATGCCACTAATTGTAACAGTAATTGGTGCTACCATAGTAAGATCGCTTATATTGTCTAACAAAAGTAAAACAACCGCGAAAACTTTTTTCAGGAAGACGTGATTTTATACTTCTACATCACACATAATTTCAAGAAGTATAACAAAAGCCACTGCCTTAACCCTAACCACTCGAGCCCTAGATCGAGGTTGAAGAGAAACGGCAGGTGGACAAGGGATGTTTGCAGTTAAAAGGGA
The sequence above is drawn from the Apostichopus japonicus mitochondrion, complete genome genome and encodes:
- the ND4 gene encoding NADH dehydrogenase subunit 4, with the translated sequence MLTLLSVSISTIVLINVKKWNWNALFVALAMMTFLSITTVNNSGSASWSFLSHSLAVDSLSAPLIILSCWLAPLCFLAQNVVKGNSGSLQNGFLALTCSIIFFLLLTFSSLNILSFFICFEATLIPTLVLITRWGANVERLQAGTYFLFYTLFGSLPLLVSIVLISQTTSTLMIPISEIVSLQGNTFFSINIWWIITIVAFLVKMPIYGFHLWLPKAHVEAPVAGSMILAAILLKLGGYGIIRMNAYFPDVTTLSAILTVICCWGALITSILCTRQTDLKALIAYSSVGHMSLVAAGTIVFSDWTISGAIMLMIAHGLVSSALFALANILYERTHTRNIFITRGFKMITVLLPFWWLISCAANLGLPPLPNLIGELYIITGIISWSIFLAPILGVATVFGAIYSLLIYQNTNTQSIVLSSMSFNEISPREHILILFHLLPLLSIIVAPNSCMVWSN
- the ND5 gene encoding NADH dehydrogenase subunit 5, with the translated sequence MFFSPGTVNSSITLTIFIILLIASFFSAKSLKNNSLRNLNEANIALTTMKVLVLLSLLNLTIFILGGGEPSVSSVFPWLNTGNLNSFLSINIDSKFIFFSSAALLVTWSIIEFSIYYMSDDPNGNSFFRLLMIFLLNMLILTSANNIFLFFVGWEGVGFLSFLLISWWSTRTDANASALQAIVYNRIGDIGIIVVISGLLINTSSWDINSLSTNNISGFWVSAILFTSLIGAIGKSAQFGLHPWLPAAMEGPTPVSALLHSSTMVVAGVFLLIRMTTIITPSETFLNITLIIGALTAIFAATSAFQQHDIKKIIAYSTTSQLGLMVVSIGLGNPNVALFHICTHAFFKAMLFLCSGSIIHSHNNEQDLRKMSNISESLPITSSCLFLGSIALMGVPFLSGFYSKDLILELVVENPSNLISFSLAIIATFLTAAYSFRIITFCFLNNSSNPPINPMNEENPNLVFPLVRLAMGAIFAGWLIGAWLLNLPSLFPIGIVKAMPLIVTVIGATIVSSLILSNNSNTTANTFFSKTWFYTSTSHIISSSITNATALTLTTRALDRGWSETAGGQGMFAVNSDLTKAQQITQTGYIKQYLLSISLIVVCILTTAMII
- the COX3 gene encoding cytochrome c oxidase subunit III yields the protein MTHQHPFHLVDQSPWPLTAAFGALIMTSGLVVWFHLGTITLFIIGMLATTVTAISWWRDVVREATFQGHHTLVVINGLRYGMILFITSEVCFFFAFFWAFFHSSLAPTVEIGVSWPPTGIDALNPFLVPLLNTAVLLSSGATITWAHHSIIENNRGEAVQALGLTVILGLYFTALQAWEYLDAPFTIADSVYGSTFFVATGFHGLHVIIGTTFLAVCFFRLLSHHFSNHHHFGFEAAAWYWHFVDVVWLFLYVCIYWWGS
- the COX2 gene encoding cytochrome c oxidase subunit II, translated to MATWAQLGLQDASSPLMEELIYFHDYTLIILTLIIILVFYGLISLVTSSLTNRFFLEGQELETIWTIVPAFILIFIAFPSLQLLYLMDEVNNPFLTIKAIGHQWYWSYEYTDYHEIEFDSYMVPTSDLEAGLPRLLEVDNRLVLPYQNPIRVLVSSADVLHSWAVPSLGVKMDAVPGRLNQTSFLLSRTGLFYGQCSEICGANHSFMPIVIESVPFENFESWITQNLEE
- the ATP6 gene encoding ATP synthase F0 subunit 6, which codes for MINSLFGQFSPDTILFIPLQLVSCMIAIVWALYIFPTNFFSGRISYIWTTVRLEAMKLLFQNGKKASAPWITTLTAVFFIILSVNLMGLFPYAFTVTSHASFTYSLAIPLWLSVNFLGFFMAFNSRLSHLVPQGTPSFLIPAMVWIETLSLIAQPIALGLRLAANLTAGHLLIFLLSTATWILASSPIVSALTLIILGLLFILEVGVACIQAYVFTSLVNFYLDQNI
- the ND3 gene encoding NADH dehydrogenase subunit 3, with translation MNFLVFLTIAIILSSLLLIVGHFLPSRSLELEKSSPYECGFDPINSARLPFSFRFFLVAILFLIFDLEIALLFPIIPASSNNISILLPLSSVFLIILAAGLAYEWQQGGLEWAE
- the ATP8 gene encoding ATP synthase F0 subunit 8, translating into MPQLDLSWFIINFFLAWSLVIVMIVVLVKQNWLSDKEGDSQHNNKIEQQQNEWNW